A section of the Williamwhitmania sp. genome encodes:
- a CDS encoding SDR family oxidoreductase — translation MKKTILITGASSGIGRGTALYFAAKGWNVAATMRTPENEVDLGLVEGIKLFRLDVTKPETIRQAIDETINTFGALDVVVNNAGYGGVGVFEAASPEQIQRQFDTNVFGVMNVIREVLPYFREHRRGTIVNVTSVGGLITFPIYSVYHATKWAVEGFAEALQYELRPFNIRIKNIEPGAIKTDFYDRSQDLFKKDGLTEYDSYAQVTLANAQKVGQDAPGPHVVAKKIYQAATSSNYRLRYAAGPQAPALLVLRWLLPLCWFRGIVRMVVEKGYRSK, via the coding sequence ATGAAAAAAACAATTTTGATTACAGGAGCCTCATCCGGAATAGGAAGAGGTACTGCCCTCTATTTTGCAGCCAAGGGTTGGAATGTTGCTGCTACCATGCGTACTCCAGAAAATGAAGTTGATTTGGGATTGGTTGAGGGCATAAAGTTGTTTCGACTCGATGTGACCAAGCCGGAGACCATCCGTCAGGCTATAGACGAGACAATCAATACCTTTGGCGCACTCGATGTGGTGGTGAATAATGCTGGTTATGGTGGTGTGGGTGTTTTTGAAGCCGCTTCACCAGAACAAATTCAGCGCCAGTTCGATACCAATGTTTTTGGGGTGATGAACGTTATTAGGGAGGTGCTTCCATACTTTCGAGAGCATCGAAGAGGAACTATTGTAAACGTAACTTCTGTTGGTGGGCTCATCACATTTCCAATTTATAGCGTTTACCATGCCACCAAGTGGGCTGTGGAGGGTTTTGCAGAGGCGCTGCAGTATGAGCTTAGGCCATTCAACATCCGAATTAAAAACATAGAGCCGGGTGCCATTAAGACTGACTTTTATGATCGTTCCCAAGATTTGTTTAAGAAGGATGGGCTCACCGAATACGATAGCTATGCGCAGGTAACGCTCGCTAACGCACAAAAGGTGGGACAAGATGCTCCCGGTCCGCACGTAGTTGCCAAAAAGATATATCAGGCCGCTACCAGTAGCAACTACCGCCTACGGTACGCTGCTGGACCACAGGCCCCAGCACTGCTTGTTCTCAGGTGGCTACTACCACTTTGCTGGTTTAGGGGGATTGTGAGAATGGTGGTTGAAAAAGGTTATCGCTCCAAGTAA
- a CDS encoding TetR/AcrR family transcriptional regulator, which translates to MDKRQAILQVMLRLITEQGIHATPMAQVAKEAGVAAGTIYHYFSSKEQLVNELYLEVKREFGQVLNLHLLVDLPFKEQFWKIWQALYQYYIENPLAFGFSAQLAHSPLIASEIKETGKTHYQPIYDFFTAGMQQGLLKPMDVTLMAELIYGNVAVTVQLQQSGESSISPELLEQAIQFSWDGVAIQ; encoded by the coding sequence ATGGATAAGCGACAAGCAATACTTCAGGTGATGCTCCGGCTAATTACCGAGCAGGGGATACACGCCACCCCCATGGCTCAGGTGGCCAAGGAGGCTGGCGTCGCCGCTGGGACAATCTACCACTACTTTTCCAGTAAGGAGCAGCTCGTCAACGAGCTCTACCTTGAAGTGAAGCGTGAGTTTGGCCAAGTACTGAACCTGCATCTATTGGTGGATTTGCCATTTAAAGAGCAATTTTGGAAGATTTGGCAGGCGTTATATCAATACTATATTGAGAATCCGCTGGCCTTTGGTTTTTCGGCTCAGCTGGCTCATTCACCACTCATTGCCTCTGAAATCAAGGAGACTGGTAAGACCCACTATCAACCTATTTACGATTTTTTTACCGCCGGTATGCAGCAGGGGTTGCTCAAACCAATGGACGTTACTTTAATGGCCGAGTTGATTTATGGCAACGTTGCGGTAACGGTTCAGCTGCAACAGAGTGGGGAAAGTTCCATATCTCCAGAATTGCTGGAACAGGCCATTCAATTCTCATGGGATGGGGTTGCCATTCAGTGA
- a CDS encoding UPF0158 family protein: protein MIKLSQKQLLTIASDLEMGMRCYINKNTGDIITVPVLEDMFFDEDQEMEDLLRPVRESPEKYLEVERMPSAKMREVMNKFATEEDDAVVKQQLIDALQGQRPFRAFKRVVSSSVDFRQRWFVYKANCYRTWVEKQLLNII, encoded by the coding sequence ATGATTAAGCTATCTCAAAAGCAGCTGCTCACCATTGCTTCAGATCTTGAAATGGGTATGCGCTGTTACATCAACAAGAATACGGGCGATATAATTACCGTGCCGGTGTTGGAGGATATGTTTTTTGATGAGGATCAAGAGATGGAGGATCTCCTCAGACCTGTAAGAGAATCCCCTGAGAAATACTTGGAAGTTGAGAGAATGCCATCTGCAAAGATGCGGGAGGTTATGAATAAATTTGCGACCGAAGAGGATGATGCAGTAGTTAAGCAGCAGCTAATCGATGCTCTTCAAGGACAGAGGCCATTTAGAGCTTTTAAACGAGTGGTTAGCAGTTCAGTTGATTTTCGTCAAAGGTGGTTTGTGTATAAGGCCAATTGCTACCGAACTTGGGTTGAAAAGCAGCT
- a CDS encoding glycosyltransferase family 39 protein: MNRFPSFIHAWTQADYYSVALGFTENGYDFFHPQTYILNKQFPDNYGTPYPNRLTSIDFPIHQYIPALLMGLTGTEYPFWMRIYDLVYSLIGLLFLFLLARKISSNSIAPYATVLFVSLSPVFIYYQATFIPTIPSLANAIIGYYFFFCHLQSKKMKEFWLAILFLTLAALARTPFAIFLIATLCHQLLLATKEKKFSWNKIITYGASFMAIVGYFLYNQHLRHANGSIFLGSPAPPDSLQNFKDTFWAAYYHWKFHYYTHIHYIALYAAAIAFTVALIIKKIALTPSQKALAIQTAIAGFGAILYAFLMTKQYRDHDYYWLDSLFLPVALLFLLLISVYSIKTKRGIVVGIILLLSFTVLAQREAHKRLKERREPGRDTIELTVENYANSDKLLDSLKIGKNQKILALGSYSTNIPLARMHRQGYSMLYLSHDWIQKALTWPYNYISIQNCLFINDVVSNYPEILSMVERVGGNENITILRRSSDHSPHSIDELLGFNNRKPRLSESINFERYYSVLWQNTRSKVDSLNPENRVGFVDKDNEWGLALTLNDSTLKRINKAQPVFKARIFSNEKEGKLLLIASLHSKKERISEQQYEIDLTPENAGKWHNVELVLPTLYPSPSEHNEYTIYLWDVEKRKILYDNVTIDFY; encoded by the coding sequence ATGAATCGTTTCCCATCGTTTATTCACGCTTGGACGCAAGCCGACTACTACTCCGTGGCACTAGGATTTACCGAGAATGGATACGACTTTTTTCATCCTCAAACCTACATACTAAACAAGCAGTTCCCCGACAATTACGGAACCCCCTATCCAAACCGGTTAACAAGTATCGACTTCCCCATTCATCAATACATCCCAGCACTGCTGATGGGACTAACTGGAACAGAATATCCATTTTGGATGCGAATTTACGACCTTGTTTATAGCTTGATCGGTCTGCTGTTTCTATTCCTATTAGCGAGAAAGATATCCAGCAACAGCATTGCTCCATATGCCACAGTACTTTTTGTAAGTCTCTCTCCCGTTTTCATTTACTACCAAGCAACTTTTATTCCAACCATACCGTCACTGGCGAACGCAATCATTGGCTACTACTTCTTCTTTTGTCACCTGCAAAGCAAAAAGATGAAGGAATTTTGGCTAGCAATTCTGTTTCTCACCCTAGCCGCGTTAGCCCGCACTCCTTTTGCCATTTTTCTTATTGCAACTCTTTGCCATCAACTACTTCTGGCTACGAAGGAGAAAAAATTTTCATGGAATAAAATCATAACTTATGGAGCATCATTTATGGCTATTGTTGGCTACTTCTTATACAATCAGCACCTTCGTCACGCCAACGGTTCCATTTTTCTTGGAAGCCCAGCTCCTCCCGATTCACTTCAAAATTTTAAAGACACCTTTTGGGCCGCCTACTATCATTGGAAATTCCACTACTACACCCACATCCACTACATTGCACTTTATGCAGCAGCCATAGCCTTTACGGTTGCCCTGATCATAAAAAAGATAGCGCTAACACCAAGCCAAAAGGCACTTGCCATCCAAACGGCCATTGCAGGTTTTGGAGCAATTCTTTACGCATTTCTAATGACCAAGCAGTATAGAGATCACGATTACTACTGGCTCGACTCCCTCTTTCTACCAGTAGCGCTTCTATTCTTATTACTGATTAGTGTCTATTCCATAAAAACCAAAAGAGGAATTGTTGTTGGGATAATCTTGCTGCTTTCATTTACCGTTCTCGCCCAACGTGAAGCACACAAAAGGCTAAAAGAGAGGCGAGAGCCAGGAAGAGATACCATTGAGCTAACCGTTGAAAACTACGCCAACTCAGATAAACTGCTAGACTCGTTGAAAATTGGCAAAAACCAGAAAATCCTAGCACTTGGTTCATACTCCACCAACATTCCTTTGGCCAGAATGCATCGACAAGGCTACTCCATGCTATACCTCAGCCACGATTGGATTCAAAAAGCATTAACATGGCCGTATAACTACATTTCTATCCAAAATTGTCTGTTCATAAATGACGTGGTGAGCAACTACCCTGAAATTCTCTCGATGGTTGAGCGAGTTGGTGGAAACGAAAACATCACTATCCTACGACGAAGCAGCGATCATTCTCCTCATTCCATCGATGAGCTGCTTGGGTTTAACAACCGTAAGCCCAGACTTTCTGAAAGTATCAATTTCGAAAGGTACTATAGCGTGCTCTGGCAAAATACCCGCTCAAAAGTCGACTCCTTAAACCCTGAAAACAGGGTTGGTTTTGTTGACAAGGACAACGAATGGGGGTTGGCCTTAACTCTAAACGATTCTACTCTAAAAAGGATTAATAAAGCCCAACCAGTATTCAAAGCACGCATTTTCTCCAATGAAAAGGAGGGCAAACTTCTGTTAATTGCTTCGCTACACTCCAAAAAAGAACGAATAAGCGAACAGCAATACGAAATAGATCTAACACCAGAGAATGCAGGTAAATGGCATAATGTGGAGCTCGTGCTACCTACGCTTTATCCGTCACCATCAGAACATAATGAATATACCATATACCTGTGGGATGTCGAAAAAAGGAAAATTCTTTACGACAATGTCACCATCGATTTTTATTAA
- a CDS encoding aldehyde dehydrogenase gives MDEQKLEMAFRLKREFFDAGNTREYSFRIKQLKTLKRAIQAHEQEVLDALYADMHKPTMEAYSSEVGILYEELNFTIKHLHSWMKPVRVSTPLVLHPSNSRIYSEPLGVVLIIGPWNYPFQLLLAPLIGAIAAGNCAIIKPSDNTRHTSAIVEKIISSAFAENYISVVQGPGAMVGPKLIEQFAFNHIFFTGSPSVGKQIMAMAAKHLTPVTLELGGKSPAIVHADANLKVSAKRLVWAKFFNAGQTCVSPDYLLVHSSVKDELVALLSKTITELLGSDPLVSEDFTHIVNDRRFNTLIGYIQDGTILHGGRYDANNRVIEPTLLDKVSLESSVMKEEIFGPILPIITYESMEEVVPIIRRNRYPLAFYLFTKSRKVEQYFLDRVEFGGGAINNALVHLVNSRLPFGGVGNSGMGSYHGRQSFEVMSHQKSVLRTSTTVDPSLRYAPYTVGKLKWMKRFFR, from the coding sequence ATGGATGAGCAGAAACTTGAGATGGCATTTCGACTAAAGCGGGAATTTTTTGATGCCGGTAATACCCGCGAATACTCCTTCAGAATAAAACAGCTAAAGACCTTAAAGCGTGCCATTCAGGCACATGAACAGGAGGTTTTAGATGCCCTATATGCCGATATGCACAAGCCAACCATGGAGGCATACTCTAGCGAGGTGGGTATTCTGTACGAGGAGTTGAACTTTACAATTAAACACCTGCATAGTTGGATGAAGCCGGTGCGCGTATCAACACCGCTAGTGCTCCATCCCAGCAACTCGCGCATATATTCCGAACCACTGGGCGTAGTGCTAATAATTGGCCCTTGGAATTACCCTTTTCAGTTGCTGCTTGCGCCATTGATTGGAGCCATTGCTGCCGGTAACTGCGCAATAATAAAACCTTCTGACAATACGCGACATACATCTGCAATTGTTGAAAAAATTATTAGTTCGGCGTTTGCTGAAAATTACATTTCGGTGGTGCAGGGACCTGGCGCAATGGTAGGCCCAAAGCTTATAGAGCAGTTTGCTTTTAACCATATATTTTTCACCGGGAGTCCTTCGGTTGGCAAGCAAATTATGGCTATGGCTGCTAAGCACCTTACTCCTGTAACGCTCGAGTTGGGAGGGAAAAGCCCTGCTATTGTTCACGCTGATGCAAATCTCAAAGTTTCTGCAAAGCGGTTGGTTTGGGCCAAGTTCTTCAATGCTGGACAGACCTGCGTTTCGCCCGATTATCTTTTGGTACACAGTAGCGTGAAGGATGAGTTGGTGGCCCTGCTTTCCAAAACCATTACGGAGCTTCTTGGCAGCGACCCCCTGGTGAGCGAAGACTTTACCCACATTGTGAACGACCGTCGATTCAATACACTTATTGGCTACATTCAGGATGGAACGATTTTGCATGGTGGACGTTATGATGCGAACAATAGGGTTATTGAGCCAACTTTGCTCGATAAGGTATCGCTGGAAAGTAGCGTTATGAAGGAGGAGATATTTGGCCCAATTCTTCCAATAATCACCTATGAATCGATGGAGGAGGTGGTGCCAATTATTCGACGAAATCGCTACCCGCTGGCCTTCTATCTTTTTACTAAAAGCCGAAAGGTTGAGCAATACTTTTTAGATCGGGTTGAATTTGGAGGTGGAGCCATTAACAATGCATTGGTGCACCTAGTCAATTCACGTTTGCCCTTTGGCGGTGTTGGAAATAGCGGAATGGGCAGCTACCATGGAAGACAAAGTTTTGAGGTGATGTCGCACCAAAAAAGCGTTTTAAGAACCTCCACCACGGTTGATCCATCGCTTCGCTATGCACCTTACACTGTGGGGAAACTTAAGTGGATGAAGCGTTTTTTTCGCTGA